A single region of the Deefgea piscis genome encodes:
- the thrH gene encoding bifunctional phosphoserine phosphatase/homoserine phosphotransferase ThrH, which produces MIFVCLDVEGVLLPEVWIEIAQATGVDELKLTTRDEPDFSLLMQHRIQTLRSRKIAYHDLKEIVCSVEPLSGAREFLDELRSSWPVALVSDSFYEFLGPLAPKLGLPSIFCHNLTVGDDGYLSGWKARLDDQKPKVVAAMQSLGFTVLAAGDSFNDLGMLEKADFGAFINAPEHIRQRFPNRESYDNLRDLKSAFQAQTIVKSLS; this is translated from the coding sequence ATGATTTTTGTCTGCCTTGATGTGGAAGGAGTACTCCTACCTGAGGTTTGGATTGAAATTGCTCAGGCAACAGGGGTGGATGAGTTAAAGCTTACTACGAGGGATGAGCCTGATTTCTCGCTGCTAATGCAGCATCGGATACAAACTCTTCGCTCTAGGAAGATTGCTTATCATGATCTGAAGGAAATCGTGTGTTCTGTAGAACCACTTTCAGGCGCGCGCGAGTTTCTAGATGAGCTGAGATCTTCTTGGCCCGTTGCTTTAGTTTCGGATTCCTTCTATGAATTTTTAGGTCCACTAGCTCCTAAACTAGGGTTGCCTAGTATTTTTTGTCACAATCTTACAGTTGGTGATGATGGCTATCTAAGTGGATGGAAAGCTAGATTGGATGATCAAAAACCTAAGGTGGTTGCTGCAATGCAATCCCTAGGTTTTACTGTACTTGCGGCAGGTGATTCTTTTAATGATTTAGGAATGCTTGAAAAAGCCGACTTTGGAGCGTTTATTAATGCTCCCGAGCATATTCGACAGCGTTTTCCTAATCGAGAAAGCTATGACAATTTACGCGATCTGAAATCAGCCTTTCAAGCACAGACTATTGTGAAATCTCTCAGCTGA